One part of the Gemmatimonadota bacterium genome encodes these proteins:
- a CDS encoding helix-turn-helix transcriptional regulator, with protein MAQSVFTPKYEVFRSLLTQHRRSQSITQTQLALLLGRPQSFVSKYENGERRLDVIEFLEITEALNIDPCEIIKKLKEETKS; from the coding sequence ATGGCACAATCCGTCTTTACGCCCAAATATGAGGTATTCCGCAGTTTATTAACGCAACATCGGCGGTCTCAATCAATCACACAAACACAACTCGCCTTGCTTCTTGGACGCCCTCAATCTTTTGTATCGAAATATGAGAATGGAGAAAGACGTCTCGATGTAATCGAATTTCTTGAAATAACAGAGGCTTTGAATATTGATCCCTGCGAAATAATAAAAAAACTGAAAGAGGAGACAAAATCGTGA